A segment of the Bordetella flabilis genome:
CGACCTGGGCCTGGTACCCACAGGCGGAACGCCCCAGGAGTTGGCCGACCGGATGAAAGCCGATAGCGAGAAATGGATCGCCATCATCAAGGCCGGCAACATTACCGTGGACCAGTAAGACCATGCACAGCGTAGAAGCACCGGCACGCAATGCCGGCATCGCGGCGAACCTCATCGGCGCGCGGGTCCCGCGCCGGGAAGACGCACGCCACCTCGCCGGCGCCGCGGCCTTCATCGCGGACATCGCCGTGCGGGATTGCCTGGAAATCGCCTTCGTGCGCAGCCCCGTCGCGCATGGCGTGTTGAAGGGCGTGCATCCAGGCGAGGATGTGCCGCCCGGAAACATCAGGCTGGCGGAACACTTTGAAGGACGCGCCCTCCCCATCAAGGCGGAGTTGCTGCGCGACGGCTTCCATGGGGCGCCCTATCCGCTGCTGGCCACGGGCAAGGTGCGCTTCGTCGGCGAGCCGGTCGCACTCGTCATGGCGCCCACGCGGGCGCAGGCCGAACGCTGGGCGGAGTCGATCTCGCTGGATATCGAACCGCTGGCGCCGGTACTGGACGCTCGCAGCGAATGGGAACGCCCCGGCATTCCGCTGCATGGGAACCTGGACTGCAATCTCATCATGCGCGCCGCGCGCACGATCGGCGATTTCGACCGCATCGAGGCCGCCGCGCGCGACGGTGCAGGGCTGCACCGCATCGAACGCCGCTTCACCATGGAACGGGTGCTGGCCAGCCCCCTGGAAGGCCGCGGCTGCCTGGCCTATCGCGACAAGGCCAGCGGCGCGATGCATGTTCACCTGTCGACGCAGCGTCCCCACCTGATACGCAGCTTCATCACCGCGCAGATACCGGGTTTGCGGGAAAGCGACCTGCGCGTGATCGTACCGGACGTCGGCGGCGGCTTTGGCGCCAAGAGCAACCTGTATCCCGAAGAAGTCTTGCTGACCGCGCTTGCCATGGAGCTGGACCGTCCGGTGCGATGGATAGAAGACCGCTACGAGCACTTCGTCGCCAGCAACCATAGCCGCCAGCACGACCAGGATATCGCCGCCTGGTTCGACGACACGGGCCGCATCCACGCGGTCGACGCGACCTTCATCGTCGACGCGGGCGCGTATTGCGCGAAATCGTCCACCGGGGCGATCGAGGCCAACATGGCGGCCAACGTGATGCTGGGTCCCTACGACATCCGGCATTACCGCTTCCAGGCGATCAGCATCTATACGAACAAAAGCCCTGTCGGTCCCTATCGCGGCGTCGGCCGGCCAGGCGGGTGCTTCGCCATGGAGCGCATCGTCGACGAAGTCGCGCATTGCCTCGGTATGGATCCGGTGGAGGTACGCCGGCGCAACCTGATCCCGGCGGAGAAAATGCCCTACGTGACCGCGACCGGGCTGGCCTACGATTCCGGCGATTACCGGCAAGCGGTGGACGAGGCGGCGCGGCATGTCGAAACAAACTGGCGCACGCGCCCGCCTGCGCATGCACGCCGACGCGCCGGCATCGGCTACGCCATGCTGGTCGAACAAGCAGGACACGGATCGGAGGAATGGTTCCGGCGCGGCTCTCCCACCGTCTATGGACACGAGGCTGCACGGGTCACCCTGAACGGCGACGGCACGCTGGAGATCGATGTCGGTACGCTCGCCCATGGCCAGGGCCACGCCACCAGCTATGCGCAGATCGCCGCGCAGATCACCGCCATTTCCATCGCCGATATACGCGTGCGCCAGGGGGATACGGCCGCCACGCCCTACGGCATGGGAACCGTCGCGTCCCGATCCATCGTCATGGGCGGCGGCGCGGTGGCCCAGGCCTGCGAAGCGTTGATAGCCAAGGCGCGCCGCATCGCATCGGCGAACCTGGGCGACGCGCCCGGCGAGCTGGCATTGCGGGATGGCGCGCTGCATGGCGTGCACGGCAGCCTGAGCCTGGCCGAAGTATCCCGCATCTCCACCGTGCAGATACACAAGCTGCCGAAGGACATCGAGCCGGGCATGTCGCTGCAGGCCTTCTACCGGCCCAGCGTCGAAACCGGAACGTTTTCCTATGCGGTACACGCCGCGCGCGTGGAGGTCGATGTCGACACGGGCTTCGTCACGATCACGGATTACCTGGTGGTCGAAGACTGCGGCACCGTCGTCAACCCCCTGATCGCCGATGGGCAGGTCATAGGCGGCGTCGCGCAGGGCATCGGCCAGGCGCTGTACGAGGCCATGCGCTACAACCGGGACGGCCAGCCGCTGACGGTGACTTTCGGCGACTACGTGGTGCCCAGCGCCATGGAGGTCCCGCATATCGAGATCATCCATCTCTGCACGCCCTCGCCTTTCTCCGCCTTCGGCGTCAAGGGCATGGGCGAAGGCGGGTCGGTCCCGCCGCCCGCCGCCATCGCCAACGCGGTGCGCGCCGCGCTGCATGAACGCGGAGTGGCGGTGGATCGCACGCCGATAGACCCTGATTACCTGCTGGCGCAGTGGCTGGCGGGAGAGCAAACGCGATGAAGCTGCCGGATTTCGAATACCGGGCGCCCGCCTCCCTGGACGACGCGCTGGACACCCTGGCAGCGCTGGGCAGCGACGCCAAGGTGCTGGCAGGCGGGCAGAGCCTCTTGCCGACCATGCGCTACGGCCTGGCTCGTCCGGCGGTGCTGCTGGATCTCAAGCGCGTGCCCATGCTGCGCGGCGCGGGATCGCGCGACGGCACCCTATCGCTCGGCGCCATGACTACCCACGCCGATCTGGCCCGGGGCGCGCGCACTACGCCGCTGGCGTCCCTGCTGGCGGCGCATGCAGAGCAAATCGCTTTCCCGGCCGTGCGCACGCAGGGCACGGTGGGCGGCAGCCTGGTCCACGCAGACCCCGCCGGCGACTGGCCACTACTGTTTTCGGCCCTGGATGCCACC
Coding sequences within it:
- a CDS encoding xanthine dehydrogenase family protein molybdopterin-binding subunit → MHSVEAPARNAGIAANLIGARVPRREDARHLAGAAAFIADIAVRDCLEIAFVRSPVAHGVLKGVHPGEDVPPGNIRLAEHFEGRALPIKAELLRDGFHGAPYPLLATGKVRFVGEPVALVMAPTRAQAERWAESISLDIEPLAPVLDARSEWERPGIPLHGNLDCNLIMRAARTIGDFDRIEAAARDGAGLHRIERRFTMERVLASPLEGRGCLAYRDKASGAMHVHLSTQRPHLIRSFITAQIPGLRESDLRVIVPDVGGGFGAKSNLYPEEVLLTALAMELDRPVRWIEDRYEHFVASNHSRQHDQDIAAWFDDTGRIHAVDATFIVDAGAYCAKSSTGAIEANMAANVMLGPYDIRHYRFQAISIYTNKSPVGPYRGVGRPGGCFAMERIVDEVAHCLGMDPVEVRRRNLIPAEKMPYVTATGLAYDSGDYRQAVDEAARHVETNWRTRPPAHARRRAGIGYAMLVEQAGHGSEEWFRRGSPTVYGHEAARVTLNGDGTLEIDVGTLAHGQGHATSYAQIAAQITAISIADIRVRQGDTAATPYGMGTVASRSIVMGGGAVAQACEALIAKARRIASANLGDAPGELALRDGALHGVHGSLSLAEVSRISTVQIHKLPKDIEPGMSLQAFYRPSVETGTFSYAVHAARVEVDVDTGFVTITDYLVVEDCGTVVNPLIADGQVIGGVAQGIGQALYEAMRYNRDGQPLTVTFGDYVVPSAMEVPHIEIIHLCTPSPFSAFGVKGMGEGGSVPPPAAIANAVRAALHERGVAVDRTPIDPDYLLAQWLAGEQTR